In Nymphaea colorata isolate Beijing-Zhang1983 chromosome 10, ASM883128v2, whole genome shotgun sequence, the genomic stretch AGACAGAACCGCAGGAGAGCGCCATCAACAGGACGGCGGCCTCTTCCTCCTCGTTCCCTAAGATCTTAAACTTGAGGGGGACACCAACATGCTTCCTCCTCCCTTGCTTCTCTTTATCTTCCTTCTGAAATCCAAGGGCCGCCGCCGCCTTCCTCCTTTTCCTGTACCTGATTCCGCAAGCATTACACAGAGACTGCAACCATAAAAAATACATCATCAACATTCAACAATAAAATCCCACGAATAAAGATACAAGATACAAACAAGAGAGAAGGAGGAAAACACTGTAATCAAAACATCACTTAACAGACCTTAGGCCCGCGCGGCCCACTCCTCCACAACGGAGTCTTCGTAGTTTGACAATCGACACAGACTCTAGAAACGCTACTCATTTTCAGCCCATCAACCCTGTCCTCCGCACTCCAAATCTCCTCTTTCCTTTGGACTTTCTCCTTGAAATAAGATGTCTCAGGCAGCTGATCAAATAATACATCAGTAAGATAATCCCATAAACAAAAGCGAGAGCTACAAAACCAAGACAAAACAGGGGAAAAGACCAACCTCATTAAGATCGAGATTAAGATGGATAGCACTGCGATCTTCAACTCCTTTAGGGGCCAGGAACGGATGGAACATATCTTCTCTGCCAGGGCAACTGCTTCAGTGTGACAAGGTTGGATAACTGCCAAGCGGAGATCTCATTCTTTGCGCACTGGACATAAACGAACAATCCTGTTAAGGAAAATTACTGAAAACGGGATCTGACAACTTCTCTTTCTTGGAGAATAGAGTACAGACGCCGCCAACGTAAGAGATCTCGGCAAGATCAGCCACAGCAAATAGCGGCTTGCGAGCAGAGGGAAGGAAAGCATCGACCAAGATACGTTAAGGGCAGcttgaatatatttatttggaaagaGACATGGAAACACACATTCCCTGGGAGAGGAAGCCTTGCGGCTCAAGTCTGCGCAaacagtttcctttttttttagggGACTATTTTAGCCATTTGAGTCAGACCCGAAGACGACCAAGCCAAAATCTAAGGGTGTGCATCAGTGGTTCGTCTCGGGTTCTATCGTTTGAGTCGGTTTTCTCCTCCAAAGTTTAAATGTGAGCAAGAAGACCCACGACtcccacttttctttttctttctcttctggTTTTCCAAAGTCTAGTCTCTTCTGGTTAGCTGGACAAAGATCTTGTTTACTGGAGAATATTCTTATCAGCAACAATAGACCTTTTATCGTAATCTATTGTTCATAAGTTGTACACATACAACATTTATTCAGTTTTTCAACGAGGGACATGAAGCCAAGgcttcttcttccttggatCCTGTCAGCTTGCATAGATAGTTATCGCCACTTGAGCCGCAACATTGGTTTGTCGTTGAGATGGACACAAATGATAACATGCATAAAGGCCAAAGAGAGTATTTCCAAGTTTAACCCAATTGATGCTTGTTTAATGATGTGCAATCAATTCATGTTACTAAAGGGGAACGAACATGCAACCCGGCTCGGTAAGTTACAGTGTCCAATGAGATTCGGAAGGCGAACCGGGAAGCCGATGAGGgcacaaaaggaaaaagtctACATCatctttttaaatatttaaaagggGACAAGCAAGTCATTCCCCAAAAAGACAATCCCGGAAAAAGGCAAGCAAAAGGCGGAGGGTCAGACGTGGGGAATCGCAACGCTGCGCCGTTGCTGCACTGAAACGTGTCGAAAAGGGAAGCCATAGAGCAGTAGGGGCAATATGGTCATCCTCGTCATGGAGAATCAACCGTCTTGCGGTTCGGGAGACGTACATTTACGGATTTAGCCCTGTAATGGCGGTCGACGATGGCCATACCTCCCTGTGAGAACCACACCGACGTCACCCTCTGCGGGCCGGGCACTGCCTGCCTTCTCCTCTTGAGGGCTGGTCAACAACCCTCCTTCTTCCAAACacgaaaaaaataatttaataacaattaaaatttaaaaataaattttccgGTAACCGAAGGAAAATGCAGAATTCGCGAAGCGGCGGTAATGGCATGAAAACGTCCATGGCTTTTTACATGTTTGCCCTTGATTTCTCTCTTGccttctttttccaatttttatttGGCCTGAAAATCAACGTTGCATTTATATTTGAGTCGTGTGGGAAAGCTGGAGATGCATAATGACGGAAATGACCTTAGCGGGAGGAGGATCTCCGGGAGGGACACATCGGCCAATGACAAATTCGGTTAGGGACCTTTTCGAGACCGGTCGGACACTCGCTTCCATAAACCCTGCTGCCgccaaaaataataaattaaaaagttGGAGGGAAAAGCCTCCAAGGCGGCCGCTGCGCGAAACCCTAATCAACCTTTAATGCGCTCTCTTCGGGTCTCGGTCCATCCCATCTATCGGATGATCGTAGCCCAATTCGATCCGAACCGCGGTATCGTTTTCATTTCTGGTGCAGAGTCCGATATGGATTTGTTCGAACGACCTCTCGGGGGCGCCCATCTAAACTGATAAAAACAGTCGGATTCGGGTCGGGTGTTGCTGCGCGCCATTGTTTCACATCTGATCAACCGGATTATTTGCTCTTTCCATTTGGCGCAGGTTTCAGTACCAGCCACAACATGGTAGATTGCTGTCACAAGGATATCTTGAACTTTGCCCAAATGGTTCAAAAATGTGTTTGGTCTAGATGGGTTGAAAACTATAAGTTCGAAGTTGCCGAGAACCAGCAGATGACGACTCGTTCATTGTAGATTAATTCTGGAATGCTAAGTGGGGACTAGCATAACATGTAAAGGCCTCAagttaaaaggaaaatgagGACTCTAGTAGAGAGCTAAGAGAAAGCACATGCATCTCATGGTTGCGATTACGGTAAGAGACTAAAGGCCACAGAAAGTATAGTTTTTCTCAAGCTTTGGCTATGAACTTCGCCTTAGCACAACAAAATTGCTCAGGAAAAATGACGGCGCTGTTGTGTTCAACCGCACATCGAATCAACTCCGTGAAAGAGTTCTACACCAGTCGTCAAGAAAGGGTATCGCCTCACGAAGAGCCCTttgtccctttcttttcctAAAAGGATTTGGCCAATGTATCTCTAACGATATCTCACCCAATCACCACACTATGTTGTGAACAAAGCTCCATCTACAGCTTCAGTATTCTAGTGTTGTGACTTGTGCCCCCATTCCAGTCTTACCTGATAAAGAGAAGAGCACCACCAAAATTTGGCCTTTAGGATTACGTTTATTAATGgcttgttttccaaaatatgccaaatatataaatttactCATTTAACTTTCTCACGAAACACATGGTAGgcaaacatttctttatttaagACTTCCTTCTATAGAAGTTGCAAATTTCTTTAGCATGACAAGATACTCGACCTTCATTTTGAGTCCAATGAAAAATCAAGTAAATTCACCATTTTTATGTGCTCATGTTGAAAGCACCAGACGGTCAAATTTTAGTTTGAAGAAAGAGAGGTAAATCAGGTTACATTTTTTTCAGGCCGTTCCAAAAAAGCTTCGaaatcaaacttttgaaaatgcaaTTTTGCACGAAGAGGATTAATTTACTGTAACTATAGTAGAGCTCCCTAAACGAAAGCAATAGTTGCTGCCGCTGCTTAAAAGGCTAGCCAGCTATTTCCCTTACGGGAGATGAAGTTTCCCAGACTTGATGAACACCCCACTGCTTTTGCCTACGTTTGCAAATGTTCACATTCCTTTGCCTCTTCTCGACTGCAAGTTAAATGAGCTACGATTCCAAGCGAAGGAACCTCAAGCAGCCCGAGAAGGAGCCAACCAAATGGATGAACGGACGGATTCGCTTCATTGCA encodes the following:
- the LOC116263045 gene encoding GATA transcription factor 23-like — translated: MFHPFLAPKGVEDRSAIHLNLDLNELPETSYFKEKVQRKEEIWSAEDRVDGLKMSSVSRVCVDCQTTKTPLWRSGPRGPKSLCNACGIRYRKRRKAAAALGFQKEDKEKQGRRKHVGVPLKFKILGNEEEEAAVLLMALSCGSVYA